Below is a window of Streptobacillus ratti DNA.
TTTTTTCTAACTAATAATGAGAATTATAGGAAAATTAAAACTGTATGTTCTAGTGGTAATATGAATTGGGGTAAGAATTTTGCAAAAGCTGGAGAACTTATTAGTGAAAAATATGGAATTCATTTTATTTTTAAATTTGAACTTTCTGGAACTATGCAAGATGTTAAAGAATATATTAGAAAATTAAAGAAATATGAAAAAGAAAGAGAGAGTAACTAATGAAATGGGTTTATTTAAATAATGAAATAATGGTAAAAAACAGTGATGGAAAATTACAAATTGAAAAAGATAAGGAAGCAGTTTATTCATATTTTGTTGACCATATTAATAAAAATACGGTGTTTTTCCATAATTTAAAAGAAAAAATAGATTATTTAATTGAAAAAGATTATTATATAAATTTCTATAATATGTATTCTTTTGAAGAAATTAACGAAGTTTTTAAATTTGTATATTCTAAAAAATTTAGATTTCAATCATATATGGCTGCATCAAAATTTTATCAAAGTTATGCTTTAATGGATGATACTGGAGAAAAAATATTGGAAAGATATGAAGATAGAGTATCTATAGTAGCTCTTTATTTAGCTAAGGGAAATAAAGAAAAAGCATTAAAATATGCAAAAATGTTAATAAATCAAGAGTATCAACCAGCAACACCAACATTTTTAAATGCTGGAAAGAAAAGATCTGGA
It encodes the following:
- the nrdI gene encoding class Ib ribonucleoside-diphosphate reductase assembly flavoprotein NrdI, with the protein product MNKKIIIYYESLTGNVEKFICKIKNYEDFEFIKISSETIVEKEGHLITFTTGFGQISKNTDFFLTNNENYRKIKTVCSSGNMNWGKNFAKAGELISEKYGIHFIFKFELSGTMQDVKEYIRKLKKYEKERESN